A window of the Tiliqua scincoides isolate rTilSci1 chromosome 5, rTilSci1.hap2, whole genome shotgun sequence genome harbors these coding sequences:
- the LOC136652812 gene encoding olfactory receptor 1G1-like — translation MENQTSMTHFILLGFSKNLPVQIFLLFLFSLIYAITLMGNIIIMVVIKNDGHLQSPMYFFLSQLAFLDIFYSSVTVPKILVNFFDSQTISYNNCITQMFFILLTGFAEISILTVMSYDRYAAICSPLHYIETMNTTFCKQLVGAVWAMAFFYAIMNTLPILRLTFCGPNIIRHYSCELPSLLALSCTETFVNKIIFFATGGALGGFTFFLTLVSYINIISTILKINSAEGRRKTFSTCSSHLIIVVLLYGTGYIRYLRPSSASSVVLDELLSIQYSISTPMLNPIIYSLKTKEVKEAIKRLMRQASENIEHIYATNIHMID, via the exons ATGGAAAACCAGACCTCCATGACTCATTTTATTCTTTTGGGATTTTCAAAAAATCTACCAGTACAAATttttctcctgtttttgttttcattgatTTACGCAATAACACTGATGGGAAATATCATCATCATGGTGGTGATAAAGAATGATGGTCATCTTCAaagccccatgtatttcttcttgAGTCAACTGGCATTCCTTGATATCTTCTATTCTTCAGTCACGGTACCCAAGATACTTGTGAATTTCTTTGACAGTCAGACAATTTCATACAATAACTGTATCACCCAGATGTTTTTCATTCTTTTGACGGGATTTGCTGAAATTAGTATTCTTACAGTTATGTCTTATGACCGATATGCAGCCATATGCAGCCCACTGCATTATATAGAAACCATGAACACTACTTTCTGTAAACAGCTGGTGGGAGCTGTATGGGCAATGGCATTCTTCTATGCCATAATGAACACACTTCCTATATTGAGGCTAACATTCTGTGGTCCAAACATTATCAGGCACTATAGTTGTGAACTTCCATCTCTGCTTGCCTTGTCCTGCACAGAAACGTTCGTgaataaaattattttctttgctaCGGGTGGTGCATTAGGGGGATTCACATTTTTCCTTACTCTTGTGTCTTACATCAACATCATCTCTACCATCTTGAAGATTAACTCAGCAGAAGGTAGGAGGAAAACCTTTTCCACTTGTAGTTCCCACCTCATCATTGTGGTTTTGCTTTACGGGACTGGCTACATTCGATACCTTAGGCCCAGTTCAGCCTCTTCAGTAGTACTGGATGAACTCCTTTCCATTCAATACAGCATTTCTACACCCATGTTAAATCCCATTATCTATAGCCTGAAGACCAAAGAGGTGAAGGAAGCTATTAAGAGGCTAATGAG ACAAGCGAGCGAAAATATAGAGCACATCTATGCAACCAACATCCATATGATTGATTGA